The genomic segment CACCCCTTAGTGCTTTGGCCCTTCAGAGGAGAGAGAAATTGCAGGGTGCCCCTGGGTCTCATCTGGCCAGATTATCACATGGCCACAATTGACGTAGCACAACTGCAGCTGTGTATGTGCAAATACCAGCTTGACCACTTGCCTTCAGATTTGTGCTTTGAAAACGGGACCTGACATAATGGACATGTGGACTGAGATTTGTATAGTTGGAGGTGATAACTGATCAGCTCCAGGGCTAGTAGTAAGCGTAGCCTTTTACTGCTAGGTCACTGGTTGCGCTACCACCTCCCGTGCGTACATAACCTCAGCATTTCAGTCTCTCTAGTTCCCACATCAACCCCAAatccatttattaaaaaaatgcaaCTGTACTACGCCAATCCTTCAGCTCTATGCTTACAAAGCACCTGGTATCTTCAAAGTGTTTAAACAAGCTGATGATGGTTTGCGTTGCTCTTTGCGTGAGGGTGGGTCCCTAGAGTGGTAATCGGTTTGCTTTGattgtctctttccccagctgtgcGCAGAAGTGCATGAAGTGCAAGGAGGCCTCTCCTGTGTTGGTCATTCGTGTTGGAGATGCCTTTTGCAAGTAAGAGCAAAACAGCCGTAGTGATTTGCAAGAGGAAACCCTGTTCAGAAGGCCAGAACGTTCCCATCTTTAGATCCTCATTTACTGCTCTTTATCGATCTGTTGGAAATAGGGCTGTTTATGGGGAGGGTTGCAAGGGAGATTCAAACCAACTAGATAATAACGAGCACAACAGTTGTGTGCAGCAGCCTGAACTCATTCAGGAATGTGGGGAGTTGCCCTGTAAGGTCCTTGCTTTGGATTTGCATCTTTTTGTTTCTGCAGAGACCCTATCACTACCACTGCATGCAGGAGATACTGTGATGCAGGGCCCTAGTTATGGAGAAATGGGGTATGAGCGTAGGAAAAGGGGGAGGTggttcaccttttttttttttttaatttggaaaacAGACAGATTTAATCTGCCCCGTATTGTTTTTATATGAATCTCGGAAGTTGATTTTTTTGAGCTCTGCAGGCcagatttttgaatgcttgggtttGCAGTTGCATAGGCAGTTTGTAGGGGTACTACTGTGACTGGGAGAACAACCCAAGCAATTGCACGCACGCAAGTGATCGGAACTCCAGTTGCAGTTAGCAGTGGGCATGCACATACCTGCACGCCTATGGTCTTTGCAAATGTGGCCTTCTAATGCCTTGTGCTCATTTTTACCCTGACAGCTCTGAACTGAGGCTGGGGCCCAAATTACCTCTCCTTGTGTCTGGCTTAACTTGACCATTTGAAAAAGCAGCAAACCCTTTGAAATTGATACCTGTCTTTGTACACCGGAACTTTTTCCTCTTgggctttttattttgttttggctCAGAGGGCTAGAGAGGGATCCAGTCCAGCAAGCCTGGTTTCTCAGACTAGCTTTAAAATAGATCTTCACAGACTTCTGGGTGCCCACTTTGTCTTGCTGTCAGACAGAAGCTAATTGATGAAATCTTAAGGGGGACTCATTGACTGACTTTGCTGTCGGGCAGGGTAGCAGGCAGTTCCCTGTGCCTCCCGGTTGGCTTGTGCTGGAATCAAAGCTTTATTAGCAGCGAGATGCGGGTGCCTGAGGTGCTGCCTGCCAAGGCTGGGATCTCGCATAAGGTTGGGAGTGTCGTTTCTAATGACTTACGTGTGTGTTTGTTTCCAAGGGCCTGTTTTAGGGAGTATTTTGTTCACAAGTTCCGTGCAATGCTTGGGAAGAATCGTGCCATTTACCCAGGAGAGAAGGTAGAGTTGCTTCTTGTGTAAGGGTGGGATGGATGTGGGAAGGCGAGGGGGAAGCAGAGATGGATGGTTAATTCTTTCTCCTATCTCCCTTACAGGTTCTTCTTGCGTTATCGGGTGGACCTGCCTCCAGCTCAATGCTTCGACAAGTCCAAGAGGTATCTGCTCCGCAGCGCTGTGGGGAAACTTGTTAGCTGTTAGGAACAGTGAGAGCAGTTAGCTGGAGGAAGGAACAGCCACCTGGACCGTAGCAGGGGTGTTAGAGATGATTAAGAGGAGGCTGATGAACAAGCAGAGAGGAAAGCATTGCTTTGTGGAGTGAGGGACTGGATCTCCCAGGAGGGCTGTATGCTTCTATATGCCCCCATGTCTAAACTGTAGAAGTGTAATCAGTGAATGTGGCTCCTTAGACGTTCTCACAACTCCTGTCCAGTGCACCTGCAGCTCCCTATTCCCAAAAGGTGGGAAGCTCACAGCCCCCTGGGGAAGTCTGAGTGAGGGGAGCATCTAAGCTATGTCCACAGTTATTGTGACAATGTGTCCAAATGTCAGCGTCCAGGTCAATGTCTGAGAGTAATCAAGTGTCGATTACAATCACTTGGTCGAAGCTGGGGTCTTCAGCCCATGAGATCTAGGTGTGTTGTTCACTAGAAACATTCGCCATCTCTGCCGGGGCCGTGGGAACACCTCTCTAACAGCCAGGATTAGAGGAGTCAGACCTGCCCTCTGTGCTAGATCCAGGGGATGCTGCTAAGACACGCAATCCCGAATTACATTTCCCAGCACTTGGGGCGAGTGGCTCATTCCCATTTCTCTTCTCAGGGACTGAGTCGGGAGACAGCCAAGAAACTGCGCTTTATACCGGGCATCATCTACATTGACGGTAACCCAGCAACCTGCCCTGCTCCCAACCCATTCTGTGCATGTGGCCTTGGGCCAGCCTACAGCCAGAACCCTCTGGAATCTGCTGCCGCTGTCCAGCATTAAGAGGGCCTGGTTTCGGATAGTGCCCCTCTCACTGTTAAGTCCTGTCTAGTTTCTCCACTCTCCTGTTATTGGTAGTGTCCCGTCAGGCCTGGAGAGGCAGGCTCCCCTAGCAAGCAGTGAGACGGCCGGTGCCAGAGTAAACACATTGGAAATGGGGGGTGGCACCCAGGGGAGGCATACTTCAGACACACAGGGCATGCAGGTGGatggtgtcccccttcccaggaaGGGTCCGGCCACTCAAAGGCTCCCACGCCCCTCCAGCCAGAGCTCCCGGCATGGGCTCAGGAGTAGGGCACTCAGCCTGATCCACCGCTCACAGTATCCCCTCCTCAGGCAGCAGCTCCTTCCAGCAGCTTCTCTGCCTGTCCTGGTTCTCTGGTCCCcctgggcaggaagcagggggagaTTCCTTCCTGTGGGAGGCGTGGGGGACTCAGagcctcccactgccccctctAATTTCCTTGCCCTCATGAGTGGGCAGGAAGAGGGGACGTTTCCTCTGTCGTTGCCCTGACAGACTATTaacccttcccctgcccagctgAGGGTGGGGTATGTGTACCCCCATCGCCGATAGGGTAAGGATATCTGCAGCTGCTAGCTGCGCTCTTTAAATCCGAAGAGACAAGACGCTGGGCAGCTACACCAGCCCCCACTATGGGGCGGTGATGGACCAGGGGGTTAGTGCACCAATTGTGCTTCCATCTCCAGAGACTGCAGAGCAATCCCAGTCTGGACCCTACCCGAGCACGAGTTAGCAGGTCTCTTCCCAGACTCCAGTGGCTGCATGGGCTGGACATAccctgctgagccccagcacTTCAGTTCCCGATCAGATGGGCGCTCTCTGCCTGGCAGCACCAGCAGGCTGCGGAGGAATGGAGAGACTGTAAATAGGATGGGTGGAGCGGCTCTGCTTGTTTGAGGATGGAGGGGGGATCCTCCTACCCCTCCCAACGTCCCTGGGAGTGGGCTTGAAAGGGAGTGGGGCCTGGCTGGAGGATCAGTGTATTTAATCTGGGTTCTTTTGCTGGGTTCTGCTGCTGACTCAGTGGTGTAACCTGTTGTTTGACTACACTCACGCTTCAGTCTTAAAAACGTTCAAGAGACCAGCCAGCTGAACTTAGCCAAATGCATCGTCTAAagagaaacctgcacaacacgaGGAGACGAACGCACCCTCTCGCGGTGGGTTCGCCGTGCATGGATGGGGTGCTTCAAAGATCTGCATTTCAGCTAGCGGCATTTAGAGgatgattttacaagttacaaaGCTCTTTATATGTCACTGAAGTCCAAACCCTCTGTTTGTACCGTTCCTTCACTTGTTGGCCTGTTTGTTCCTTATCTTTGTTGGGATGCTAGCACTCCAGGGATGTGAAGGTACCTccccactgggctggggcagaacaTTCATGTATTTTGCCTTTGACAAGTTTCTTATTTTCTAATGCCAAAGCTGACGTCAGCTTTGCAGAGCATTATGGGATACTTGGCATGGATGAATAGAATTGTGTGAAGAGCATAATTCATTCAGTTAACATAACTTCTCAACACTCAGATATCTAAACCCATGCACAAATCCCTACTCATATGCTGTGTACTACACCTAATGTGTATTGGCGAATACTGCATATGGAGATGAGGAAGGGGTGGATACATCTAAAGTTCTGCAGcgtggctctgggctgcccagggAGAATTCAAGTCCCACCGGGAGATGGTCTGGTCTGGCTGCCGGTAGGAAGATGGAGTGTTGCTGGGAACTGCTCCCCAGTCTGCACTCCTGTCTTAACGAGAAGGgtggctgcagtttgctccaTTGGATGCAGCCTTCAAGGCCTGCAGGCCTGTATCCCCACTGCCCAAGCGTTGGAGAGCCCCATCGCCCTGCCTTGTTAGTTGGTGAGGAGGGTAGATGTGGCTGGAGCGTCCTAGgccacctcctccccacagaTGGAGAAGTCTCTCCTGCAAGGCATCTAACTCTCCTCATCTGGCATCTCTTGTTTGCTACTCAGAGGGAGCCGTGTGCGGACAAAGCCTGGCTGAGAGAGAGGAGACGCTGCTCCAGATGGAGACCATCCTGCAAGCCTCAGGGTTTCCATATCACCTGGCCCACTTAGAAGAGGTAGGGTGGGGTCACGGCCCTGCGGAGTGCTGGGGCAGACACTGGGCGAGAGGTCAcgtgccccagagccccccacccccttcactgcaattccagctgctgggggaagggatgagatgGCTGAGATGTTCCAGGCTCTTGCTCAGGTGGCCACCTGGTGCCCTAGGAATGAGGAGCACAGATTTGTCCAATAGGAGCCGACGAGGCTGGGGTGCCCTTAGCCATGATAGGGCCTGAATGAGACactgaggtggcaacatttgcagataacACCAAATTACTAAAAATAGTTAAGAtacaggcagactgcgaagagctgcaaaaggatctctcaaaactgtgactgggcaacaaaatggcagatgaaatttaatgttgataaatgcaaagtaacgcacattggaaaacataaccccaactatacatataaaatgatggggtctagattagctgttacccctcaaagagatcttggcgatagttctctgaaaacatccactcaatgtgcagcggcagtcaaaaaagcgaacagagtgctgggaatcattaagaaagggatagctcaTAGGAccgaaaatatcatgttgcctctgtataaatccatggtacacccacatcttgaatattgtgtgcagatgtggtcgccccatctcaaaaaggatgtaTTGggattgaaaaaggttcagaaaagggcaacagaaatgagcaggggtatggaacggcttccgtatgaggagagattaataagactgggacttttcaccttggaaaagagacgtCTAAGCGGaagatatgctagaggtctataaaatcatgactggtgtagagaaagtagataaggaagtggtgtttactacttctcataaaacacaagaactaggggtcaccaaatgaaattaataggtagcaggtttaaaacaaaaggaagtgttttttcacacaacgcacagtcaacctgtggaactccttgctggaggatgttgtgaaggccaagacactaacagggttcaaaaaagaactagataagttcatggaggatagatccatcaatggctattagccaggatggggagggatggtgtccatagcctctgtttgccagaagctgggaatgagcgacgggatggatcacttgatggttccctgttctgttcattccctctggggcacctggcactggccactgtcggaggacaggatcctgggctagatggacctttggtctgacccagtatggctgtttttatgtattAGAGAGGCAGCCTGGTGTGaacagggagctggagctgggactCCTGACTTCTAATCCTGTCTCTGGCACAAGCTCCCTGGGGCTCCTCTGTTGTCTGGGTTCTGCCAGCTGCTGAGGCACCGATCTCACTGCCGTGCAGGCGCTCATTGTGGCTAACAGGATCAATCCTCTGCTTGCTCCGTGCAGGTGTTTGACTTGCCCAGCTCCATCCTGCAGCGTGTGCCCCACAATCCCGCAGGCCCCAGGAACAGCTACAAGGAGGCAGTGGAGGGCTTCATCCAGCAGCAGAGGCGGGAGGAGGGCGGAGGCCCCTCTCTCCCAGAGAGGCAGGTCCAGGTCCAGGAGAAGCTTGCTGAAGTCAGCCTCCGAGATGCGCCCGGAATGGAGGGGCTGGCCGCCCCGGAAGCCAGGCTGCTGGCTGCAGTCCGGGCCGAGCAGCTGATCCGGCTCTTTGGGTCTGTGAAGACCTTGACGGCTAAAGAAGAGCTGCTGCAGACCCTGCGGTGAGCCCCGTCCAGagtgctgtgggggatgggccCTTGTGCCAAGGGCTGCAAGCTTTGCCCTCTCTgaccctgccacctggggctgcccaggaggggaggggctgaggagctTTTTCCTCTGCCTTTCCTGTCCTCCGATccatcccagcatgcactgcttccCAGCCATGGTGCTGCAGCTCGCATCCACGGGAGCGTCTGTCCATCGCTCTTGCGCCCGGCCCCCCAGCGAGCTCCAGGGATCTCTGCTGCCTAGGCCACTTGCCTGTGCACACTGGGTATCGCAAGGCCTTTGGATCTCCCTTCGGGGCCTTGGGAAAGCCCAGCCCTGGTcatctcctccccccagctcccttgAGATCTTGTCTCCCTCCTCTGACGCCCCCATGGAGGAGTGGGCTCTGCTGCCCCACATGGCCCCCCTGCCTCGCCCTGGGCacagcagtgggtgggaggctTGCTGTGGGAGCTGGTGTCTGTGAGGAGCTGGCCAGGGCTGATGGGCTCAGCGTATCTGTCTGGGTCCGGGCTGCAGCCCTCCCTCActtctggcttctcctcctccaggaACCACCTGATCCTGCACACAGCCAGGGCCCAAGGGTACTCCAAGGTCATGATGGGAGACAGCTGCACCCGCCTGGCTGTCAAACTGCTGACCAACCTCTCACTGGGACGGGGAGCCTCCCTCGCCATGGACACAGTAAGTGCTGGCCGCGGGCGGGAGGGCGCCTGGAAGCAGGCATCTGAGTTGGGTTGGAGTCACCGGTTACCCAGACTCCACTGTTCGCCCCTTTCCCCAGCCGGAGGCCTTGGTCCGAGTGCTGCCAggctgctgtgctgtgctggagCCGCACTGCACTGTggcctctctgctctgcctgggcCATGGCAGCACTAGTGCATTGTGGGGGGTTTATTGGGACCTCGGGGAGAAGCTGGCACGGCCGCAACGGCTCCATTGTCTTCGTAACTGAGCGTGCCCAGGGCCCACAGCTTAGTGCCGGGTGAATGTCGAATCCGCCCGGGGGCCTGGAACAAAGGGCTGCTATGTCCCTGATCTTCTCCAGCCGCCTTAATGCCTCCGAGAGGCTCCCTGCAAGTACATGGGCATCGGAGCGGAGCAGCGTGCGAGCTGCTGTACGCGGCAGCACGGGGATTCTGATCCCATCAGTTTCCGCTCCGTGCTCTCCAGGAAGGGGAGGTTTTCCTGCCCGTGAAATTGAcatttctcagctgcagcagcaaaCGCTGGAGCTGGGACAGATGTCACTGCACTGACTGCTCAAGCCGGGGCTTCTGCTTCCCTTCACAAGCTGGAGCGAACGCCTTGCGGCCCCGGCTCCTGCCGGGTCGCGTTAACCCTTAGATTGCGGCTCCCAAGCACTCGGGGTCTGGCTTAACAGAGATACTTGGGACCATATGTCTTCACCCACTCCTCCCCGTGGGGCAGGTGCTGGAACCGACGGGAAGTGACTCGGCCAAGGCCAGAGAACCCGAGAGTTCTTGGCTCCCCTCTCCGTGCTCAGAGCAGAGCAAGCGCTGAGTTAGTTTCTGACGGGAGGCCAGGGAAGAAAAAGATAAAGCTACAATAAAAACTAACTACATAAAATCTGGTTCTCCCACCCTGAAAATCTAAAggagggggtggagttagggAAACCGACTCCCTCACCGAGTCTCTCTCCACGCAGGGCTTCTCGGACGATCGCCATGGCGACGTGGTGGTGGTGCGGCCCATGAGGGAGTACTCCGCCAAGGAAATCGCCTTCTACAACCACCTGTTTGGCGTTCCCACGGTCTTCACTCCTGCCTTGGGCACCAAGGTAGGGGGCGTGCGGCTCTAGGACAGCCGGCAGGGGAGAGCCTGCCGGGCACTGGGCTCTTCCGGCAGGTCAGTGGCACCTCCTCTTGGGCACCCCTCTCTCTCGTCCCAGCCCAACCCACGGGACCTGCATCCTTCCCAGCGGTCAATGTGCCCTCTAGgggagccctgcagggcagggactcCGGTGCCCCTGGCACCAAGGGGCACTTTCCCAAGTGCCTGCCTGCAGCGAGGCCAGGGCTCCAGCCGAAGCAGTGACTGGGGGAAGGCTCTGGCAGATCAGGCTaatgccccctcccctgggcactgcagagccGGGCATGGTGCCGATTCCAGGGCCTCTGAACACCTGTGGGGATGACCCAGCTGCTCTGCTGTCATCACAGGGGAGTCCTGGGGCGGGCGTGGGGGTTGGAGCCAGCTAGGCTATGAGACTCCGTGTGGATTtctccctccccaggccctggagAAGGCCAGCATCCACCGGGTGATCGAGCGCTTCCTCTATGGGCTGCAGGCAGAGTTCCCCTCGACCGTCAGCACCGTGTACCGGTAAGGGCAAgttcctgcaccccccacccccccgacagCTCTGCAGACCTTGGCGCTGCTCAGCTGGGAACCGTGGGGATGGCTTCACCCCGGAGGCCATTCGCCCGCCTCGTAGGACCAGACCTTGGTGGGAATGACTGGAAGCTTCTGCTTAGGGGAGGGTCAGAACTCTGCAGCGCCCCTgaatcctgacccacagcacctcctgctgcgtggggagcccagggctgaaatGGCCTGGGCGGGGCTACAGGGCACTGATTgaactgtgtgtggggagcctggCACTGGAGTCAGGCTtgaggggccccggcagagcagggtggggggaccccagggctggagtACTGGGGGAcatgggggtggggcacaggctgTGGGGCAGTTGCACAGTTTGAGACTTACTATTGCTATTGAAGAGCTGCCCCTGTGGTGCCCAGGCCTTGGTGAAGGGGGAGGCCCCGTCTGCCTGCACGAGCTGTGAGGGCATCACTCACAGTGGCACTGGCTGCCCCGTCGCCTGGCACTAACCTCTGGGCGTCCCCCTCTGGGCTGTAGGACGGGCGAGAAGCTGAGCACGACCCCTGGAGACGCCGGCCCTGCCGCTGAGCCCGAACGCTGCCTCCTGTGTTTGTGTGCACTGGACACTAACGTGGGTACGTGCGAACGATGCCCGCCCGCCCCCGGCCAGCGCAGGCTCCGTTCACTCGGCCCCTTTCCCTGAGGGGGGCAGCCTCCCCCATCCGCAGGATCCCCTCTGGCCGATCTAGGGCAGAGTGCCAACAGCTGCCCTCTCGGGTCAGAGCCCATCTGGCTCTGGCCTCTCACCACCCCCAGGAGCAAAGCAGGGGAAGCTGGCCATGGGTGCGGGGCCGGGGGGCCTAGCGCTGCAGCCTGGCTAAGGGCTTAACTAGTCCCTTTTCCCGTCTGAACTAGGGGCCTGGATATTCCCAGGGCCCCCCGTGCAGGGGATCCTGCCTCTGGCTGTGCCTGGCCTGGCAGGGGGTGTCTGAAGgccagggctgtggggtttgccATCCTGGCTCGGGTCACTGGCCAGCCCTgtctgctctgcctgagggagGCAGACGCCCGGCCCGCTGGACGGGGAGCAGAAGCCCGGGGGGCTCTGACTACCATCTCTCTTTGGTGCAGAGGACGGCTCCGCTTTGCAAGCCATCCTGGTCTCGGAGCAGCTCTCCCAGCAGAAGCTGCCAGCTGCGACGCCCGCTGGGAGAGGGTGCTGCCCGGGCGCAGAGGAGCAGAGAGGATGCTGCATGAACACGACAGCTCCAGGGTAAGGCACCTCCGACATAGCAAACCCCAGCCCAGGATCCATCGCGGGGTAGGTACGCTGCTTGGAGTGGCACTGGCCTTGTGGCCCCGCATGCGCTCCCCATCTGGGCCTACACTCCCCTAGCAGCCGCGGCACCATCACCCTCGAGCTGCCCCCAGCTAGCTCATCACAGGGCCCCTGCGAGCAGAGTATCCCTGGAGAGAACCGGCCCCTGGCCCGCTCCTCACTTCTGCCTTCTCCCCACAGGGGCGACGCCCGGGCcagcttcctgcccctgctctgttaCGGCTGCAGACTGACCATCAAGGACACGGTGAGCCCCTCTGCCCCTCAGGGGCTCTGCTGCAGCCcaagccaggctgggggggccAGTCCCAGCCCTGCTTTAGGCACCCGGCAGACCTGGCTGTCTAGGGGGGTGGGTCTCCTTTGTTGGCGGGACTGTGATCTCGGAGGAGTCTCCTTCGGATCCCAGCTTTGCCcatcagccccctgcccccatccagggctACGGCACAGTGCCGGGGTGGGGATGCGGGGGTGGGACACTCCCTGGTGCTGCATGCGCCGTGCCTGCTGCGTCTGCACGGACCCCAGCAGCACAGGAATGGGGGACGCTGCGGGCAGCCCGTCACCGCCGCTCTGTTCTGTTACAGACCTGCCTGGAGAGCCTCCCGCTCTACGTCCGCTCGGAGGCAGAGCGCAGGAAACGCAGGTACGGGGAGGGCGGGTGGGCTGGCGGGCCGGCGCCATCAGTCACCGCCCTCCTGCGGCCTGCATCAGAGCTTGAGCCCTGGGAGAagctgctgccctggggccaAGCTATAAGCAAATCAGAGGCAGAATCTCCTCCTTTGCCATAACATCCAGAGTGTGACTGGAGCCGGTCGGCCCAGGCCCACGCCGGGGGCTGAGATGGTGGTTGTCTTCCAGGGCCGCGATGAAGCTGGAAATCCAAGAGTTCTTGCTGGAAGATGAAGCTGTGACTGCAGGTGAGAGCTGACAGGTGGGCAGGGCTCCCTCCTCTGGACCACACTCCCAACCAGCTCTATGCTTCCCTGGCTGTCAGGGCCCCCGGAGCAGCCAGAGAGCAAATGGGGCCGGGGCCCAGCCCCGTCCAGGCTGGGCTTGAGCTCACCGGGGCCCTGCTGCAGGGCATTGGGCCTGCCTGTTTCCAGGGTGCTGGGCCCAGCTCTTGTTCACTGCCTGCCCCTGGGAGGTGCCTGCTACCTGCACCGGCGGGGAGGAGGAgacccctcccaacccccctccttttCATGCCTGGTTCAAAGAGGAATACGTTATTTTGCATCCCCTGCCGCACAGCTGGATTGGGGCCCTGGGCCGACTCCCCAGCCTCGAGCGGGTGAGGCCAGGCTGAGTCGGGCCCTCGGACTGCGCCAGCCCCCAGCGGAGCCCCCAGCCGGGAGGCAGCTTCACGCCCGCCTGCGCAAGGAGATGGATTCAGTCAGTCACACTAACAGGCCGTGGCTTGGCTT from the Mauremys reevesii isolate NIE-2019 linkage group 16, ASM1616193v1, whole genome shotgun sequence genome contains:
- the CTU2 gene encoding cytoplasmic tRNA 2-thiolation protein 2 isoform X2, which gives rise to MCQAQEEYGGCDPPRRRPRVSCAQKCMKCKEASPVLVIRVGDAFCKACFREYFVHKFRAMLGKNRAIYPGEKVLLALSGGPASSSMLRQVQEGLSRETAKKLRFIPGIIYIDEGAVCGQSLAEREETLLQMETILQASGFPYHLAHLEEVFDLPSSILQRVPHNPAGPRNSYKEAVEGFIQQQRREEGGGPSLPERQVQVQEKLAEVSLRDAPGMEGLAAPEARLLAAVRAEQLIRLFGSVKTLTAKEELLQTLRNHLILHTARAQGYSKVMMGDSCTRLAVKLLTNLSLGRGASLAMDTGFSDDRHGDVVVVRPMREYSAKEIAFYNHLFGVPTVFTPALGTKALEKASIHRVIERFLYGLQAEFPSTVSTVYRTGEKLSTTPGDAGPAAEPERCLLCLCALDTNVEDGSALQAILVSEQLSQQKLPAATPAGRGCCPGAEEQRGCCMNTTAPGGDARASFLPLLCYGCRLTIKDTTCLESLPLYVRSEAERRKRRAAMKLEIQEFLLEDEAVTAGES
- the CTU2 gene encoding cytoplasmic tRNA 2-thiolation protein 2 isoform X1; amino-acid sequence: MCQAQEEYGGCDPPRRRPRVSCAQKCMKCKEASPVLVIRVGDAFCKACFREYFVHKFRAMLGKNRAIYPGEKVLLALSGGPASSSMLRQVQEGLSRETAKKLRFIPGIIYIDEGAVCGQSLAEREETLLQMETILQASGFPYHLAHLEEVFDLPSSILQRVPHNPAGPRNSYKEAVEGFIQQQRREEGGGPSLPERQVQVQEKLAEVSLRDAPGMEGLAAPEARLLAAVRAEQLIRLFGSVKTLTAKEELLQTLRNHLILHTARAQGYSKVMMGDSCTRLAVKLLTNLSLGRGASLAMDTGFSDDRHGDVVVVRPMREYSAKEIAFYNHLFGVPTVFTPALGTKALEKASIHRVIERFLYGLQAEFPSTVSTVYRTGEKLSTTPGDAGPAAEPERCLLCLCALDTNVEDGSALQAILVSEQLSQQKLPAATPAGRGCCPGAEEQRGCCMNTTAPGGDARASFLPLLCYGCRLTIKDTTCLESLPLYVRSEAERRKRRAAMKLEIQEFLLEDEAVTAAGLGPWADSPASSG